From the Helianthus annuus cultivar XRQ/B chromosome 17, HanXRQr2.0-SUNRISE, whole genome shotgun sequence genome, the window GCTCCGGCCCAGTCTATTTGGGTCATCACCCTCTCCTGTATAATCTATGTAAGGAACTGTCTCTCCCTCATCAAACATACATATCTCATACATTCTATACATACAAATGCTTAGAGCTCCTGTAATGGTTTACTTGTGAACCCACGTACTAACATCTAACACACGACGGAGGACTTCCCCACAGAAAACTTAGCGTGTGACATTTTTTTATGTGGATACAGACGGATTTCGGCTTCTTTTCCTAAAACATTTTGGTGTGTTGATTGATGATAATGTAAAAATTGTAAGAATAAGATTGAATCATTTCTTGAAAAAAGTTAGTGGAGATCTCTAAGGGTGTTGCACTATTGCTATgtactccctccgtcccattaaaagtgtcatattttgaatattcaaagtctttatttataaactttgaccttaaataattttgtgttagataatatttgatgaaagttatatgatttgagtgtgttttacaagtgtttttatcgggttaattttcatcaagttttatataacacaaaaaatatataattaaagtcaaagtttataaataaagactttgaaaattcaaaatacgATACTTTTAATGAGACGGAGGTAATAGGTTTTATCAATCAAATCACACTGATGCTGACTTGACTGTCAAAATATGTTCATAAACAAGGTTATTGGctattttttctttatttttcaaaaatctttatatattatatttgtaTTACTCTATTAGCcccaaataaacaaaataaaaattatatttatcgCAAGACCTAACAGAAGAACCAATTTTAGGGGTTGTTTGATTATATCTTAACGGGGCTCtttaatggtttagacattttactgattcaacacttaatggttcagactgtttgttttgcgagcagatgtctgaaggttcagacatttgcctctgaattgttaaacattatactgagtctgaatggttaatacctctaatctgaattggttagacatttgcctctgaacgactATCTCTTAATCGTTCAGACCTCTTTTTGGTTCAACATTCAGCACTTAACTATTCcgaagttgccaaacaaccccttaaaATTAAAGAGGCCCAATTCCACTCAATGGTGTCACCTATTGGGAAAAATTAGAGGTAAATTATGGGAAATTGGTGGTGTTGCAAGGATAATCCAAGTTGGTTAGCAGCTATTTTTATAGTAATCTCTATATACTGTGATTTACATAATCACTGttcaccccccccccaaaaaaaatccCTAATTGATACTTTAAATCTTTAAATTTTGATATTGTGCTTGTGATTGAGACTTAGAAGGAAGAAAGCAAAACCAATGTTTTCTTTATACCAATTGAAAGGGCCCCACCAAATTGGTTAACGGCTATTTTTATAGTAATCTCTATATACTATGATTTACATAATCACTGCCCCCCCCCATCCCTAATTGATACTTTAAATCTTTAACTTTTGATATTGTGCTTGTGATTGAGACATAGAAGGAAGAAAGCAAAACCAATGTTTTCTTTATACCAATTGAAAGGGCTCCACCTTTGAAGTTTGCTTAGGCTGGTGGGTGTGGGGGGTGCCACCCCGCCATCTCAGCCTCCATAGCGCCTAAGGGGCTCCATCGTCCACACCGCCACAATTAGGGGGGGCATCAACCTTCCGCCACCAGGTTAACGAGCAAGGGGGGGCTCCCTCGAATTTGATTAGTTTAAAGGGGGGCGCTATAAAGCCCCTAGCCACACCCTTCACACCCTTTAAGTTAAAGGAGGAGGCTTTAAAGCCCTTGTGTGACATGGCGGTGATGTGACGCTGAGGTGGCGGTGATAAAGCCCCCAGCCATACCGTCCAGCCTTAGGGCCTCCAAAAACGTAGGAACGACCATGCCCTTTtgcaaaattatccttttcaacATATTTAGTAACAAAACTCTCTTTCTTTACCCGGACTAGGACCGATAATTACAAACTAAAAAAGTTTATAGTTGaccaagttaatttttttttaaagttatatgttttgtataaatataatatatgttTAAATAACAAATAGCAAATGAAATCTAAATTCTCAAATTACATGTGCAATAGCCAACTACACGATGCAAATACCCAATACTAATCGCCAATTTCTTCACTCTTGTTATTTGAATAGATTCTGCCTTTCAAGTTCTAAGCACAGTCACAAAGACAAAGTAGCAATTAGGATTAAGGATTTAGGAAAAAATAGTATTAAGGATTTAGGAAAAAATAGTGATTGTAATCGGTAATACATACGAATTTGGATGTCATAATGATAAATTTCTGAAATATCATATAAAATATATAGCGATTGATAGAAAAATTAGCGGTTGAAGTTAACCTACCTTGAGTAATTAGCCAATTTCACCAATAAGTTCTCCTCCAATCCCAACAGACCCGACACCATGAGTGTTTACCGTTAGTGATAGCCGATAGCCTAGATAATCTACATACCGGGTTGCGATGGGAAGTGAGAACGATGATTGTGGTTGTATTTTAGGGATTTTAGGCGCCGTTGAATTGTGAATTTGGGATGGGGTCGTCGAACTCGAATGGTCGATGGTTGTTGCAGGCCTGTAGTTATGTTTGTAGTTGGTAGTTTAATTCGAAACTATGCCTTGAATGTGGACTTTTTTTCCTAAACAATTTTATCTGGGCTCCTTTAATAAAACAGTtggtttagttttgttttttgttgaacCTAATACATATGCAACATATAAAACTTACTAAAAAATAGAAGCTCTTGATTTTTGGTGGTCCTAGACATATACCTAGGGTAGAAAGCCCAACAGACCGACCCTGATCAAGGTCGAGTTTAAGGTAGCTCGCTTGAGTAAATTTATAGTTTAATATTTGGTAGTCTGCTAACATTATAGACAGCTATACTTTAATAATATTGATAATGATAATTAACTTGTTATTTGTGACATATGCGTATAAAAAATACGAAATAATTAAGAAAACTAGGGCTTCCCACCAGGGGCGGAACCACAATGTTAGGAGTTGTAgtacgggctacggctcaaccctGTATTTGTAGTGTTTTTTCcggttttatacaaaggataccctaAAAAATACGAGGATACTCCTAACCAAAAAATAGGATACTTGGTATTACTAAAATCTCAATTTATATAAGCCCAAACATTTTACAACTCGAAAACTTGTAGAATAATTAATCCGAATTAAAAATAACAAAATTGAAAGAAGGCCCTAAATATAATTGATAAAGTAGTTCCAAGACCCAAAACAATATTATAATTGAAGTTAGCCCTAAATAAGTGATCTTGCTCATTTTATGGTGGAAACCGGAACACATAATTCTTGTCCTTTGTTTAATCGGGTAGTGAAGCTAGCTTTGGTTTTACCGGTTGtaaccgcaaccgttgaaagatgtttttttttctaagttgAAGCTTGTTAAGatggatttacgcaatcgaatgggcccggaatatttgaacaatgttatggtttgTGCGGTTGAAAAAAGAAACTATAACaaaagacgacgatgtgatggaacgatttcaagctatgaaaaaataATAGGAtaaatctattaggtatttgttcTACTTTATTGATTATCGTTTTTTATTGTATGACTGATTGCACGGTAAAAAATTCGGGATACCCCTAAATTAGTGGGCTAGCTCTGCCCGATTACGCGACATGTTATACCTAAAAAcatcattaatttgaatcaccTATTTATATATACATGGGTGTATAAACATATTTTATCAAACTACACCAGTTTTGGGCCACTACTTCCCACCCTCACCATGCGCACTAGGGCTTACGCTTAGTTTAAAAGAATCTCCATCTTGGGCATGCTATTGGGCTCCGGCCCAGTCTGTTTGGGCCATCACCCTCTCCTGTATAATCTAAGGAACTATCTGTGTCTCCCTCATCGTTACTCTCTACATACATATCTCAAACATTCTATACATACAAATGCTTAGAGCTCCCGTAATGATTTACTTGTAAACCCACGTACTAAAACCTAGCGTGTGACGTTTTTTTATGTGGGTACGGACGGATTTCGGCTTCTTTTTCTAAAACATTTTGGTGTGACAATTGACGATGATGTAAAAATTCTAAGAATAAGATTGAATCATTTATTGAAAAAAGTTAGTGGAGATGCTGACTTGACTGTCAAAAAACGTTCATAAACAAGGTTATTGGctattttttctttatttttttaacagcaaaATATCTACATCGACTCGTCGCATTTCCTCATTGGAAGCTCGGTCTCACTAAGGCCAGACAGTCGTTCATTACAACAATGCCCACATTGACACAGAGAGTGACACTACATTCAACTGGAGAAAACCCCATAAAAACTTCCAAGCCAGTTGAGTGTCCCACCCGAACCCAGGTCTCGGGGGAAAAACCTGGATGCCCAAAGTAACATAACTAGTATGAACATAAATTTTATTATATACAATGATAAAGAAGAGTTTAAGCAAATTATATACATAATAATTTACACCATACCCAATTGGCATTCAAGTCATGAATAAAGAGTGTAACTCATGTTACCAAACTGAAGCAACCCTCAGTGGAACAACCTTCTCTCTCTCAGCATCACCCAAAATCTTCATCACCTTCTTAACCGCAAAGTGCAAGCAATTCGAAAAAACAATCCAACAAAGCACTTCATATACAAACTCAAATGCAGGATCCGGTGTCGAATCCGGCAACGATTCGTCCCAATTAAATCCTGTAAggttaaaatacaaaaatatttaaGGGTATTTTAGTTTACTAATAAGAAATTAATAAATCCAGTCCCAATAAAATCCTGTAAGGTTAAAAATTATGTAGTCGGATatcggttatcgcggtgggatatcgccTATCGGTAACTTTAATATCATgttgaatttatatatatagcaaatTAACGCTAACAATTCaatatactctcctaccattaacaaattagcCTTTTACAACTTGAAagcactaacaattgtagcaagtaggaactgactaagacttaaaacactactccctccgtcccattaaaagtgtcctattttgaattttcaaaatctttatttataaactttgaccttaaataattttgtttgtgttagataatacttgatgaaagttatatgatttgagtgtcttttacaagtgtttttatcgggttaattttcatcaagttttatagaacataaaaaatatataattaaagtcaaagtttataaataaagactttgaaaattcaaaatatgtcATTTTTAATGGACGGAGGGAGTAATATTTAATAGTAACAAccaacaattaagacttaaaacactaatagcaacaataagaagaaaTACGAATGATAGAACTAAGAAGAAAAGTACTGATATCAGGAAAACTGGTCAATATCGCCGAtgttatcggtaccgatattttgcACCGATATCTTGGCAGTGGACCAATAACCGATTATCACTAATATATCGGTGATATATAGggatatagggttaggttcattagTGAAGCACTTCCTTGATTGTGAACACTAGTAAACTAATCCTATCCCTTCATACACAAGTGTATACACAAATGTAAATCAATAGTTAAGATTTAATGAtaaaaatacactagtgtattttacgatttgaaaATATAAATCAATcgtcaggatttgttcactcagtttaCAAATACATTAGTATTCACTCTATAACCTCACCCCAAGATATTAATAACATAGgttaaaatacataaatatttaaGAGTATTTTAGTTTactgttaaaaaataaaataaatcgtGCACGTGCGTAAATTAGTTTgtgttaaaaataaataaatagatatcCATAAGAGTAAATTAGTTTGccgttaaaaataaataaatagataaatcTATCATTACCACCACCGtctccaccgccaccaccaccaaacGGACCATCGCCACCGTCGAAAAACGCGCCACCGTCTTCATCGAAAAATGCATCACCATCCCCATCACCCCCATATGTTTTACAACTTCTTTTAACACGAGAACGCTTCCTAGCAAATTTCTTAGGTGCAGTTCTGGGTTTAATGGTAGGTGGAGCCATTAAGGCGTAGATGTGGAGTTGTTGATCAGAGTGACGATCAGTGACGAAATTGGAAAGGCCTAATGCTAATCCATGGCCGTATTTGGTGGCGATTGTTGTCAGGGTGTCGAAAATAAGTGAAATTTCCATTGATTTTGTTAGATGATTTGTGGGTGTTGTCAATGTTGTTATATTGATCGATCGAAGCGGTGGGTGGGTGGGTGGAGGAGAAATCGAAATTGGGGACGGGATATTCTAAGAAGTGGCGtgagaccatgtgtagtggaaggGGAAAATAATGCCCCCAAGTGTGGGCATTTTACGCCACGTGGCGGTccagtcagcaaaggggcattattgggcgttttagaaaaatgggtgtagtggggatggggcattattgggcattattggggcattaaataaaaaaagaaaaaaaaaagaaaaaatcttATTGGATAGGACAAGGGGGATGAAATCTGATTGGACAAAGGCAAAGGGTGTTGGGCGTGGTTTATAAAACGCTAAAGGggcattttttgattttttgcttaaaaaaacgccccatgtaatggtacATGGGCGTTTTCAAgcgttttttttgaattttttttaaaaaaaacgccccattacACAGGGTCTGAGGATAGAGATAAGTTGCAAGTCAATATCGGTGATTCGGTTCCGACCATTCATATCAGATACTTATGTTCTGGTTTGAAAAATgatatttctttaaaaataattacTAACTGGTTTATGctaaaaatacccctggttataactagatttttagactgagttagacAATGTTatcaaaatgacaacaaaatggaaaagtcagggacccaaaggagaaaaaaaaactatttggactaaaatatcaatttggaccaaacctcagggactaaaatggcaatgtggaccaaacctcagagactaaaatgacaatttactcttaaaCAAAACACTATCAAAGATTTgctagaagaaaaaaaaaaactaaaacgatgcaTAGGCTGTAATCTTGAGCTAGTGGCAAAACTGTAATCTGTTAGGAACAATGAGCGCTAGCGAATAAAGCTTGCATCGAGTTAACCAAAAGCTACAACGATGGTAGAACTGTAATTATGAACTAGGGCAAAATCCTAATTTGTTAAAAGCTACAACTATGGcaaaactataattttaaactggaggcaaaatcgtaattttgaactaaAGGTAATAGGAAAGTGCTAGACAGTTGTCTGGCACTATTCTCCCTCATGCTCTATAAATATATAGGTTAAATATATAGATAATATCTAGTGAGATTACTGTGCTCTTTGACGTACTTTCAATTAGTATCAACTCGATTTTTTACCACATTGGTTCATTTTGTTAATAAACTGCTATTGTTACTAGGTATAACAATCGAAATTAGGTTAAAGtagtaatataatatataatcATATGGTAAATGTCTAATTAGTTAATCAAAACTAAGCCATGAACTCTTAAAGGGTGaacaaaatgaaaaagttttatACAAAGGGTTTTGTTAAAACGGCATCATAATGTTTTATACGCTAAAATACTTATCGCATCACATAATGTTTTAACTAAGCCTTATGTGTAAAAAAACTAGCCACCAACATAAaaaggttattggattttaataaaaaaaaaaaaaaaaaaaaaaaaaaaaaaaaaaaacactagcCTCTATTGATCATTttcaaacatataagaatttggaGACTCCATAATTAGTGCACctatgttaaaaaaaaactagCCTCAATTCTTAAAAGTTGGAATCGTTGAAGAGAATTTTTAAAGTTTGGATTATTATCGACTGATATGTGAAACctagaattattaaaatccaataacccacgTAAAAAACAACCCTTTTCCTCTTTTATTCAGTTTGGTTCTATCAGAAAAAAatacttttcttttttttttggctaACACACGCAACATATTATAAATATTAACAAAAAAACAACTTAAAGTTACTGTAACATCTGTCACATTGCGCTATAGTAACTTTTTTTTGCCTTTTTTAATTTAACCCTTTCACTTTCAGTTTATACAGTAAGACCCTCAATTGGTGTATGTTTTGACCTAAATTTTGTTCAGAAACGAGTGAGGTCAAgtataactagtttaatacccgtccggtggacgggttacgTTGATGTATTATATTATAACAACATGAAGAAATAAAATAGAGTTAAATTACACAAAATTATATGAACAACGTGACAAACAAAGCTAACCTATATTTAGTGTGCACAAAATTAAACAACTTGACAAACAAAAGCACTATTCTTTAATTTATAAAAGGAAGACGAACGTCAACAGTTTACAACCACAAAACGATAGAAAACATAACTAATAGAGTACTAAAACATGAAATGGTCTCATTGAAATACCTTCACGGTTATAGTTCAACAACAAGTTGATGACTGTTGATTAGTCATGGTCAAGATCAAGCTTGTTTTCCTCTTACTTCTATATGTACCCTCGGTATGCAGCTAGCACCGGAAAAACCTTCACCCATCTCTCCCTCTTCTGCTTTAACCCATCCCCACAAACAGGCTGGTCTGTGTGATTGAAAAACCGGTTAAATGGGTAACTTTTTGTATGCCTCGTGTCATATTTGGTTGACCCAAAAAAAATGTTTCAAGATATTTCAATAAACAATTTGTTTTTTTCACATCAGATGATTTAGGAAGTTGTATGCATAATATACGAATATTGGGTGACATTCAACTTCTTGAACCATTCCATTTTACCAAGTCTTTTTTTTTTACCCGTTTGACCCGTAAAAGATAAATAAGATAACTTGCACTAATCCATTTGTGAGTATATTGGTCTAAAATGCCACATTACTCGTATAAATCCCCAAAAAGTATATAAAAGATATTATGAGAACAAAACTCACGGTAGATTCTTCCAACAGCAGAGGAACATTACATTTGTATTTTAAATGCAGAGACTACAAATCCTAAATATAAATGTTGAACTCAACATATATCTACAAAATAATAGGCAAAGTAACAACCGAAAAAATTACCCTCAATATAGTTAGCAAGTAAGTATAGAGAATTCAATTCATTAGCAATCTCAATGGCAGGCCTGCACCAGAAATGTGAGAATATATCAATATACTTTAATATCAACAACATTAGAATTATGAAAATTTAAGAACTGATGGTCATGGTATTGGATAGTTTTTTGTAATCAAATTGTAGAACAAATACACAAACTGCACTCAATCATTTGCTAGAACCTGGTATGTGATTTTCCCAAAAGTTTCCGAAGACATACAAATAATTCGCTCAGTTAGTTATAAGTAGTTGATAGCCCTACAGGAGACATGGTGAAATATAAATTATGTGTTTCATACAACTACATAGTGTTCATTCTTGGATATCCAtaagaaaagaaataaaatatGAGTAACAAAAAGAAATGGAAGAAATATACCCCGTGCTTGGCAAGCTCTTGAAGAAGCGGTCAATTGCTAGTTACAAACAAACACAAGATGGCGCCGACATCAACTGGTGAGACATGTGTGGTGAACGTTAATACTCTTGGCAGAGGTGATACAAAGTCGGCCTCAATTGGTGCCCTTGTTCTTCGACAATGACTACTGGTTATCAGAATCCAGTCCGACAGTGATAAAGACGATTAAAGTCAAGAGACTCAAGACGATAATGTAGGCCAAAATGAATCAATCTGTTTATATTATAAcaggataaaccctaattttcaaaGAATTGAAAAAATATTAACCCTGAGCATCAATTTTATAGCATTTTATCAAAATCTCATGAATCAAAATGTTGGCATGAAAGAACTGCAAAACTAAATTACATTAATTGGGGTAATGAGAAATACCTGAGAAGGAAGGAGAAGAAGAGTAGAGCAACTGCCATTGATAATTGAAGGTCTTCATCTTCTTGAACTTCCTTTCTGATGATGGAGCTAGGGTTTCAGACAAATTGGCAAGTAAATAAAGGCATCGAGAAAACCAATTCCCATAAGATGGGTTTGTAACATAAAAATTAGAGATAATAACTAATGCAAGCACAATTGTACACTTGATCTACCATTTCACATCAAATGGTGAAACGAAAACAATATAAACCACACTTTGATCTCGTTCTTATAACCCAAAATAACAAAAATCCCAACTGTCTGAAACAAATCGCAAGCACAATTTCAAACCCAGACCTAATTAAGCAATTTAAAGGGAATGAGTATTAAACCTGCTCACAAAGGGCGTAACGTAACTAAGCGACTTCGATTGAGAATTTGGAGGTGACCCTTTGGATGACGAATTGGGGGAGCACCAAATCCCGCATAAGCAACAACGGTGAAGAAACGATAAGGGTGTGCAAAGCAAGAGCTCGCCCTCGACATCGCCATATTTCTTGATTATCAATCAGATATTGGGCGATAACTGTTGGTTGTATACGGAGGTTACAGGCGAGTTGTACTGCAAACAAACAGAAGGATGTATGGAGGTGGATATTTGGTTGCAAGGGTTTATATTATATAAGAGAGGTCGTCAACTGCATTCTGCCAAAGTCCCAGTTTTGTAGCAACAGTGTTTAGTGGGAAGATGGGCCGGAAAATTAGGGG encodes:
- the LOC110868680 gene encoding uncharacterized protein LOC110868680 encodes the protein MEISLIFDTLTTIATKYGHGLALGLSNFVTDRHSDQQLHIYALMAPPTIKPRTAPKKFARKRSRVKRSCKTYGGDGDGDAFFDEDGGAFFDGGDGPFGGGGGGDGGGFNWDESLPDSTPDPAFEFVYEVLCWIVFSNCLHFAVKKVMKILGDAEREKVVPLRVASVW